A genomic region of Bosea sp. 124 contains the following coding sequences:
- a CDS encoding proline racemase family protein has product MRLSYLDYHTCGEPVRIVTGGYPELKGATILEKRRDARENHDHLRRAMMLEPRGHAGMYGVIPVAASHRDAAFGVLFTHNEGYSTMCGHATIALGRYAIEHGLVPAVEPVTRFAIEAPCGLLRLECAVRDGKVESVVFESVPAFVLARDLVVEVPGFGALTTDIAYGGAFYCILPASRFGLDLFESPVAALTDAAAALTDRVRATFAVTHPTEPDLGFLYGTIVTDEAGPGETSFNLCIFAERQIDRSPTGSGVTARMALDHAKGLVSAGRTRHVRSITGGTFTGCVLGGVEGPAPGAVTVAVGGSSHFAGEGTFVIEADDPLGHGFVLPERFAEIARS; this is encoded by the coding sequence ATGCGCCTGAGCTATCTCGACTATCACACCTGCGGCGAGCCGGTGCGCATCGTCACCGGCGGCTATCCGGAGCTGAAGGGCGCGACGATTCTCGAAAAGCGCCGCGATGCGCGCGAGAACCACGATCATCTCCGCCGGGCGATGATGCTGGAGCCGCGCGGCCATGCCGGCATGTATGGCGTCATCCCGGTCGCAGCCTCTCATCGCGACGCGGCCTTCGGCGTGCTGTTCACACATAACGAAGGCTATTCGACCATGTGCGGCCACGCGACGATCGCGCTCGGCCGCTATGCGATCGAGCACGGGCTGGTGCCCGCGGTCGAGCCCGTGACCCGCTTTGCCATCGAGGCCCCCTGCGGCCTGCTGCGGCTGGAATGCGCGGTTCGCGACGGCAAGGTCGAGAGCGTCGTTTTCGAGAGCGTGCCGGCCTTCGTCTTGGCCCGCGATCTCGTCGTCGAGGTCCCGGGTTTCGGGGCTCTCACCACCGATATCGCCTATGGCGGCGCATTCTACTGCATCCTGCCGGCGTCCCGTTTCGGGCTCGATCTGTTCGAGAGCCCGGTCGCGGCGTTGACCGATGCGGCGGCGGCTCTCACCGACAGGGTACGCGCGACGTTTGCCGTCACCCATCCGACCGAGCCCGATCTCGGTTTCCTCTATGGCACAATCGTCACCGACGAGGCCGGCCCGGGCGAGACCAGCTTCAATCTCTGCATCTTCGCCGAGCGCCAGATCGACCGTTCGCCGACCGGCTCGGGCGTCACCGCGCGGATGGCGCTGGATCATGCCAAGGGCCTCGTTTCGGCGGGACGGACACGGCATGTCCGTAGCATCACCGGCGGGACCTTCACCGGCTGCGTGCTGGGCGGTGTCGAGGGCCCGGCGCCCGGCGCGGTCACCGTCGCCGTCGGTGGCTCGAGCCATTTTGCCGGCGAGGGCACCTTCGTCATCGAGGCGGACGATCCGCTGGGCCATGGCTTCGTGCTGCCGGAGCGTTTCGCCGAGATCGCGCGAAGTTAA
- the ugpA gene encoding sn-glycerol-3-phosphate ABC transporter permease UgpA — protein sequence MQKNAFFNGLTIPLMLLLPQLAITVVFFYWPATQAVWQSFLLQDAFGTSTEFVWFENYQLLFSDPGYLRAFINTAIFSSFVCVLSLSLALLFAVMADRQIRGAEIYKTLLIWPYAVAPAVAGVLWLFMFDPSLGMLARGLSNLGIAWNPRLNGNDAMLLVILAATWKQISYNFLFFLAGLQSIPKSVIEAAVIDGARPMRRFWTIVFPLLSPTTFFLLVVNIVYVFFDTFGIIDTVTGGGPSGATETLVYKVFADGKGGSNLGGSAAQSVVLLVMVIAMTAVQFKFIERRVSY from the coding sequence ATGCAGAAGAACGCCTTCTTCAATGGATTGACGATTCCGCTGATGCTGCTCCTGCCGCAGCTCGCGATCACGGTCGTGTTCTTCTACTGGCCGGCCACCCAGGCCGTGTGGCAGAGCTTTCTCCTGCAAGACGCTTTCGGAACATCGACCGAATTCGTCTGGTTCGAGAACTACCAGCTTCTGTTCAGCGACCCTGGCTATCTTCGCGCCTTTATCAATACGGCGATCTTCTCGAGCTTCGTCTGCGTGCTCTCGCTCTCGCTGGCACTGCTTTTCGCGGTCATGGCGGACCGCCAGATCCGTGGCGCCGAGATCTACAAGACGCTGCTGATCTGGCCCTATGCGGTGGCGCCCGCCGTCGCAGGCGTGCTCTGGCTGTTCATGTTCGATCCTTCGCTGGGCATGCTGGCGCGCGGACTGTCGAATCTCGGCATCGCCTGGAATCCCCGCCTCAACGGCAATGACGCGATGCTGCTCGTCATCCTCGCCGCGACCTGGAAGCAGATCAGCTACAATTTCCTGTTCTTCCTCGCCGGCCTCCAGTCGATCCCCAAGAGCGTGATCGAGGCCGCCGTGATCGACGGCGCGCGGCCGATGCGGCGCTTCTGGACGATCGTCTTCCCGCTGCTCTCGCCGACGACCTTCTTTCTGCTCGTCGTCAACATCGTCTACGTCTTCTTCGACACCTTCGGCATCATCGACACCGTCACCGGCGGCGGCCCATCGGGCGCGACCGAGACACTGGTCTACAAGGTCTTCGCGGACGGCAAGGGCGGCTCGAACCTCGGCGGCTCGGCGGCCCAATCGGTCGTGCTGCTGGTCATGGTGATCGCGATGACCGCCGTGCAGTTCAAGTTCATCGAGCGCAGGGTCAGCTACTGA
- a CDS encoding fumarylacetoacetate hydrolase family protein — protein MPNLLLTPDQTLPNDAAAATLLGRVWRPDVGGPAVVTLRDGLLIDISRAFATSRDLCEAKDPAAALRAAPGEPIGTLAEILANTPVDGRDAGRPWLLSPLDLQVVKAAGVTFAVSMLERVIEEKARGNPAAAVAIRAEIGKLIGDDLSKLKPGSPEAMHLKEVLIKQGAWSQYLEVGIGPDAEIFTKAPPMSSVGTGFDAGLHPASTWNNPEPEIVLVVASDGRIVGATLGNDVNLRDVEGRSALLLGKAKDNNAAAAVGPFIRLFDAGFTLDHVRNTTVTLTVEGEDGFTLEGSSSIAKISRDPADLAAQMIGPHHQYPDGAALYLGTMFAPIKDRDTPGGGFTHKYGDVVTIAAPELGALVNRMRRTDECEPWTFGTSHLMRSLAKRGLL, from the coding sequence ATGCCAAACCTCTTGCTGACGCCAGATCAGACCCTGCCGAATGATGCTGCCGCTGCCACCTTGCTCGGCCGCGTCTGGCGCCCCGATGTCGGTGGCCCGGCGGTCGTGACCTTGCGCGACGGCCTGCTCATCGACATCAGCCGCGCCTTTGCCACCAGCCGCGACCTCTGCGAGGCGAAGGACCCGGCCGCGGCGCTGCGGGCGGCGCCGGGCGAGCCGATCGGGACGCTTGCGGAGATTCTGGCGAACACCCCGGTTGACGGTCGCGATGCTGGCAGGCCCTGGCTGCTCTCGCCGCTCGATCTTCAGGTCGTGAAGGCGGCCGGCGTCACCTTCGCGGTCTCGATGCTGGAGCGCGTCATCGAGGAGAAGGCACGCGGCAATCCGGCGGCGGCCGTGGCGATCCGCGCCGAGATCGGCAAGCTCATCGGCGACGATCTCTCGAAGCTGAAGCCCGGTTCGCCCGAGGCGATGCATCTCAAGGAGGTGCTGATCAAGCAGGGCGCCTGGAGCCAGTATCTCGAGGTCGGCATCGGGCCCGACGCTGAGATCTTCACCAAGGCGCCGCCGATGTCCTCGGTCGGCACGGGCTTCGATGCCGGCCTGCACCCGGCCTCGACCTGGAACAATCCCGAGCCCGAGATCGTGCTGGTCGTGGCGTCGGACGGGCGTATCGTCGGCGCCACGCTTGGCAACGACGTCAATCTGCGCGATGTCGAGGGACGCTCCGCCCTGCTGCTCGGCAAGGCCAAGGACAACAATGCGGCCGCCGCCGTCGGCCCCTTCATCCGCCTGTTCGATGCCGGCTTCACGCTCGACCATGTCCGCAACACCACGGTCACGCTGACGGTCGAGGGCGAGGACGGCTTCACGCTCGAAGGCTCGTCCTCGATCGCCAAGATCAGCCGCGATCCCGCCGATCTTGCAGCGCAGATGATCGGCCCGCATCACCAGTATCCCGACGGCGCGGCGCTCTATCTCGGCACCATGTTCGCGCCGATCAAGGACCGCGACACGCCCGGCGGCGGCTTCACCCACAAATACGGTGACGTCGTCACCATCGCCGCGCCCGAGCTCGGCGCGCTGGTCAACCGCATGCGCCGCACCGACGAATGCGAGCCCTGGACCTTCGGCACCTCGCATTTGATGCGCAGCCTGGCCAAGCGCGGGCTGCTGTGA
- a CDS encoding PfkB family carbohydrate kinase: MSAADILVVGEAIGDFIPRDAEGRLYEAVLGGSGFNAALALARFGARPAYAGALSTDALGRRFRDALRREGIGAAQIHDSRLPSAVAIVAPLGPGGVPEFALYLDGTAHAEPEGTPRHMPPGAAHLHAASFGATVGASAEAVAALAASARAAGATMSYDVNIRASVLPERGRALALIEARIAQADIVKASLDDLAWLYPGESAETTAQRWHALGARLVLVTQGPDGAICYGPKEALAAAAPPVTVVDTVGAGDTFIGGFLAVLAARGRLGRGFTDALRDDLQAALAFACAVAADTCTRPGCDPPRRTAI; the protein is encoded by the coding sequence GTGAGCGCAGCCGACATCCTCGTCGTCGGCGAGGCGATCGGCGATTTCATCCCGCGCGACGCCGAGGGGCGGCTCTACGAGGCGGTGCTGGGCGGCTCCGGCTTCAACGCGGCGCTGGCGCTCGCCCGCTTCGGCGCGCGGCCGGCCTATGCCGGGGCGCTCTCCACCGACGCTCTCGGCCGCCGCTTCCGCGATGCGCTGCGGCGAGAGGGCATCGGCGCGGCGCAGATCCATGACAGCCGCCTGCCGAGCGCGGTCGCCATCGTCGCGCCGCTCGGCCCCGGCGGTGTCCCGGAATTCGCCCTGTATCTCGACGGCACGGCCCATGCCGAGCCGGAGGGCACGCCGCGCCACATGCCACCCGGCGCCGCCCATCTTCACGCCGCGTCCTTCGGCGCCACCGTCGGTGCCTCGGCCGAGGCCGTGGCGGCGCTGGCCGCGAGCGCCCGCGCGGCGGGGGCGACGATGAGCTACGACGTCAACATCCGCGCCTCCGTCCTGCCGGAGCGCGGCCGGGCGCTGGCCCTGATCGAGGCGCGCATCGCTCAGGCCGACATCGTCAAGGCGAGCCTCGACGACCTCGCCTGGCTGTATCCGGGCGAATCCGCGGAGACGACCGCGCAGCGCTGGCACGCGCTCGGCGCCCGTCTCGTCCTCGTCACGCAAGGACCCGACGGAGCCATCTGCTACGGCCCGAAAGAGGCGCTCGCCGCTGCCGCGCCGCCGGTCACGGTGGTCGACACGGTCGGTGCGGGCGATACCTTCATCGGCGGCTTTCTCGCGGTGCTGGCAGCCCGCGGTCGGCTCGGGCGGGGCTTCACCGACGCGTTGCGTGACGATCTCCAGGCCGCGCTGGCCTTCGCCTGTGCCGTTGCGGCGGATACCTGCACCAGACCCGGCTGCGATCCGCCGCGCCGAACCGCCATTTGA
- the ugpB gene encoding sn-glycerol-3-phosphate ABC transporter substrate-binding protein UgpB encodes MTVKSRILMSVAAFALAGAAPAAAQTEIQWWHALTGANNDVVVKLAEDFNASQKDYKIVPAYKGSYPDTLNAGIAAFRAGTAPHILQVFEVGTGTMMSAKGAVKPVHEMMKEAGEAFDPKAYLPAITGYYSTAKGEMLSMPFNSSSMVMWYNKDAFKKAGLNPDAPPKTWPEVFEAGKKLKAAGFEKCGFTNAWAPWANIEQFGAWHNIPLSTKVNGMDGFDAVLNFNQSPLFLKHWTNLAELQKAGVYDYSGRTNTGEGRFTSGECPIMLTSSGFFGNVKANAKFDWANAAMPYYPEAAGAPQNSIIGGASLWVMGGKKADEYKGVAKFFTFLSDVDRQVKLHTESGYLPITKAAYEKVKASGFYKDKPYLETPILELNNKEPTDNSKGLRYGSLVQIRDIWSEEMEAALNGQKTPKAALDAAVERGNQMLRQFERSASR; translated from the coding sequence ATGACAGTGAAATCTCGCATCCTGATGTCCGTCGCCGCTTTCGCGCTCGCCGGTGCCGCGCCTGCGGCAGCCCAGACCGAAATCCAATGGTGGCATGCGCTGACCGGCGCCAACAACGATGTCGTCGTGAAACTGGCCGAGGATTTCAACGCCTCGCAAAAGGACTACAAGATCGTTCCGGCCTATAAGGGCTCCTATCCGGACACACTGAACGCCGGCATCGCCGCCTTCCGCGCTGGCACCGCCCCTCACATCCTGCAGGTCTTCGAGGTCGGCACCGGCACGATGATGTCCGCCAAGGGCGCCGTGAAACCCGTCCACGAGATGATGAAGGAAGCCGGCGAAGCATTCGATCCGAAGGCCTATCTGCCGGCGATCACCGGCTACTACTCGACGGCCAAGGGCGAGATGCTCTCGATGCCGTTCAACTCCTCCTCGATGGTGATGTGGTATAATAAGGACGCCTTCAAGAAGGCCGGCCTGAACCCCGACGCCCCGCCGAAGACCTGGCCCGAAGTGTTCGAAGCCGGCAAGAAATTGAAGGCGGCCGGCTTCGAGAAGTGCGGCTTCACCAATGCCTGGGCGCCCTGGGCCAACATCGAGCAGTTCGGCGCCTGGCACAACATTCCGCTGTCGACCAAGGTCAACGGCATGGACGGCTTCGACGCCGTGCTCAACTTCAACCAGAGCCCGCTCTTCCTGAAGCATTGGACCAATCTGGCCGAGCTGCAGAAGGCCGGCGTCTACGATTACTCCGGCCGCACCAACACCGGTGAAGGCCGCTTCACCTCGGGCGAATGCCCGATCATGCTGACCTCCTCGGGCTTCTTCGGCAACGTCAAGGCCAACGCCAAGTTCGACTGGGCCAATGCCGCGATGCCTTACTACCCCGAAGCCGCCGGCGCGCCGCAGAACTCGATCATCGGCGGCGCCTCGCTGTGGGTGATGGGTGGCAAGAAGGCCGACGAATACAAGGGCGTCGCCAAGTTCTTCACCTTCCTCTCCGATGTCGACCGGCAGGTGAAGCTGCACACCGAGTCGGGCTATCTGCCGATCACCAAGGCGGCCTATGAGAAGGTCAAGGCGTCGGGCTTCTACAAGGACAAGCCCTATCTCGAGACCCCGATCCTGGAGCTCAACAACAAGGAGCCGACGGACAACTCGAAGGGCCTGCGCTATGGCAGCCTCGTCCAGATCCGCGACATCTGGTCGGAGGAAATGGAAGCGGCGCTGAACGGCCAGAAGACCCCGAAGGCAGCGCTCGATGCCGCCGTCGAGCGCGGCAACCAGATGCTGCGCCAGTTCGAGCGCAGCGCGTCGCGCTGA